From Miscanthus floridulus cultivar M001 chromosome 15, ASM1932011v1, whole genome shotgun sequence, the proteins below share one genomic window:
- the LOC136508281 gene encoding non-specific lipid-transfer protein-like, with the protein MARVQLTVTIAVMAAVLAAAATTSEAAVTCGQVNSAIGPCLAYARGSGTSPSAACCSGVRSLNSAAQSTVDKRTACNCLKSAAGRVSGLNAGNAASIPSKCGVSIPYTISTSIDCSRVN; encoded by the exons ATGGCTCGCGTGCAGCTTACCGTGACGATCGCCGTCATGGCCGCGGTGCTGGCGGCAGCGGCGACGACCTCGGAGGCCGCCGTCACCTGCGGGCAGGTGAACTCCGCCATCGGCCCCTGCCTCGCCTACGCCCGCGGCTCGGGCACCAGCCCCTCGGCGGCCTGCTGCAGCGGCGTGAGGAGCCTCAACTCCGCCGCCCAAAGCACCGTCGACAAGCGCACCGCCTGCAACTGCCTCAAGAGCGCCGCCGGACGTGTCAGCGGCCTCAACGCCGGCAACGCCGCCAGCATCCCCTCCAAGTGCGGCGTCAGCATCCCCTACACCATCAGCACCTCCATCGACTGCTCCag GGTGAACTAA